The following DNA comes from Lentibacillus sp. Marseille-P4043.
CGGAGTGTATACGGGCTGCGGGGGCATAAAACAACAAACAATATGATAACTGTAATCTGAAAACAGCTACTTCCTATCGAAGTAGCTGTTTCCCTATTTATTCTTTCCATGATACAAAAAGCAATCCATCGTATGATCATTCACCATTCCAGTAGCCTGCATGAACGCATAACAAATGGTTGGTCCAACAAATTTAAATCCACGCTTTTTTAAATCCTTGCTCATTTGTTCTGATTCCTTCGTCGCAGCAGGAACTTCAGCATGTGTCGCCCAGTCATTTAAAACAGGCTCCCCACCAATAAATTGCCAGATATAAGAATCAAACGTACCAAACGCTTCCTGTACCTGCAAAAAAGCTTGTGCATTTGTTATAACGGAATGGATTTTCCGTTTGTTGCGGATAATTCCTTCATTCTGGAGTAACTCATTTATTTTACTTTCATCATATGCACTTACTAGTTTTGGATCAAAATTATCAAAAGCTGCCCGGTAATTTTCCCGTCTCTTTAAAATTGTAATCCAGCTTAATCCTGCCTGTGCTCCTTCTAAACAAAGCATTTCAAATAATTCCCGATCATCATGTGTTGGTCTCCCCCATTCATCATCGTGATAATCGATATAAATTTGATCTGATGTTGCCCATTCACAGCGCCTCGTCATTATTTGTATTCCCCATTCTATGTTTACTCAGCATCCTTCTCTACTTCGTTTTCCTCATAGGATATCCAATCACTGAAACTTCCCGGATATAGTTTCACATTTTCATAACCAGCCATTTTTAACGCTAACACGTTAGGACAGGCTGACACACCAGACCCACAAGAGACAATGATCTCATCATCTTTGGAAAGTGCCGCAAAATGAGATGCTAGCTCTTTATCATTCTTCCACAATCCATTTTCAGCAAGTACATCTTTCCAAAAATAGTTTTTAGCCCCGGGTATGTGACCAGCCATTGTATACAATGGCTCCGTCTTACCAAGGTAACGATCTTTTGCACGCGAATCTAGCAATACAGCTGACCCATTTTCTAGCTTTTCCTTCACACTTTCAATATGAATAGCTTCATCTGCACGTACAGCTGGCTTGAATTGTTTCACAGATTGTACTGGGATTTTATTCGTCGTTACATGGCCATCCCGTATCCAACCTGTTAAGCCACCGTCTAAAATATGTGTCTGGTCATGACCTGCATAATTTAACAGCCACCAAAGTCTCGCCGCAAACATATCATTATCCTGATCGTAAATAACAACAGTCGTTTCATTGTCAATGCCGATTTCCCCTAATTTTTCAGCAAAATCATTCATATCAGGTAATGGATGATTGCCCCCATGCTCTTTCACAGGACCTGATAGATTTTTGTTCAAATCCAAATAAACCGCACCAGGAATATGCGTTTTTTCATATGCTGTTCTCCCCGCTTCCGGATCAGTCAAGGAAAACCGGACATCAACAACTATTGTACTTTCCGGATGATTCTTCAAGCGTTTCTCCAACCAATCAGATGATACCAAAACTGACATGCAAATCCCTCCATTTCTTATTTCCATCATAACAATTTCGCCATGTAATATTCATCCTTAAAAGTTCCCTCTATACATAAGGAATGTTTTTTCACACCTTCTATTACAAACCCAGCTTTTTTATATAAACCAACCGCTGCTTCATTTTCGATAACAGCCGTTAGCTCTAGACGATGTAGGCCATGCTCCCATGCCCATTTTTCGGCCTTTGTAAAAAAGGCTGTACCAATCCCTGTCCCACGATGTTCCCTAAGAATTCCGATAACCAAATAAGCACTATGTCTTGTACGATTCACTTTTCCGCCAACTGCTAAAAAGTAGCCAGCCAATTGACCGTCCTCTTCCGCAACCAAAATGATTGAATTATGCTCTTTTGCAAAAGTAGTGATCATTTTCCTCAGCGATTCCACCGTAGTTGTTCGCTCATTCGGATCATGCAGCATATACGCGCTCTCACTATCCACCTGTTTGATCAATTGTAGTAATGCTTCTGCGTCATGTTCCTTAACTTCTCTGATCATCGCCTTCCCCCCACTCTTCTTTCTCATCTAAAAACAGTTCGACAAACGTGGTGCCGATACCTTTTCATTACGAAAAATAATTGGTGTTGTGATATGCTTATTTTAAGAAAAAGGAGATGACTGAAAATGAAAGACGAACTAATCAAACGGTTCACTACATATGTCAAAGTGGATACACAGTCAAACGAGGACAGTGAAACAACCCCATCAACCCCTGGCCAGTGGGATCTTTTAAACATGCTTGTCGATGAATTGAAGCAAATTGGTATGTCCGATGTAACGATCGATGATAATGGGTACTTGATGGCAACGCTACCTGCCAATTCGGAAAAAGATATTCCATCAATTGGATTCCTTGCCCATGTAGACACCGCAACAGACTTCACTGGAAAAAATGTCAATCCGCAAATTGTTGAAAACTTCGATGGAAACGATATCGCACTTAACAAGGTTGTTACGTTATCAGCTAAAGATTTCCCCGAATTGCCTAGTTATAAAGGGCATACATTGATTACAACTGATGGAACAACATTACTTGGTGCGGATGACAAAGCTGGTGTCACCGAAATTATGACAGCAATGGCGTACTTGATTAACCATCCGGAAATAAAACATGGGAAAATCCGTGTTGCTTTTACACCAGATGAAGAAATCGGCCGCGGACCACATAAATTTGATGTGGACCGATTCAATGCTGCTTTTGCCTATACAATGGACGGCGGGCCTCTTGGTGAACTGCAATATGAAAGCTTTAATGCCGCTGCAGCGAAGGTTACTTTTAAAGGAAACAGCGTACATCCTGGAACAGCAAAAAATAAAATGATTAACGCAGGACGTATGGCAGCTGAATTTATCACCAAATTCCCTGAAACAGAAACACCAGAGCAAACCGAAAAATATGAAGGGTTTTACCATTTAATTTCGGTAAATGGTGACGTGGAAAATACCAATGTTTCCTATATTATTCGCGATTTTGACAAAGACAATTTTGCAAAACGAAAAGAAACAATGGAAGCGAATGTACAAGCAATGAAGGACAAATATGGAGAAGATACAGTGGAATTGGCCATGAAAGATCAATATTACAATATGGGCGAGAAAATTAAACCGGTAAAAGAAATTGTTGATATCGCATATCAGGCAATGGAAAATCTAGATATCAAACCAATCGTGCAACCGATTCGCGGTGGCACGGACGGATCTCAGCTATCCTACAAAGGACTACCGACGCCTAACATTTTCGCTGCTGGTGAAAACTTCCATGGTAAATTTGAATATGTCTCCGTTGACAATATGGAAAAAGCGACAAATGTAATTGTGGAGATTTGCAGGTTGTTTGAAGAACGAGGTTAATATTCGGTGTCAGGCCCTCCTATCCTATTCACAGGATTTGAATGAAGTGGGGTCTGGCACTTTTTTTGTGAAAAATTACTCATAACGTTCTCTCCATCCTCGTGCTATAATAGTAGACGGTAAATTTAGCACGTAAAAGGGAGATTTTATTCAGATGGTTAAAAAGTCGCTGCCCGTCATCATCATGGTGATCATGGGTATTTTCATTCTAACAGCATGTACAAATGAACAACAATCAGATCAGAGTGAAAAAAAGGATAACGACGGCACAAGAAACTCGGAATTAGTACTGCCAGATCCTCAACTAAAAGAAGGTTCAAAGGATGAGGATGTAAAACAATTAAACAGCATACTCGCTAAAATTGGCTACACAATCACTGACAAAAACACATTCAACTCTGATACAAAACTAGCAATCAAAGACTTTCAATCACAGCAAGTTAAACTCGCTGCAACTGGCATTTATGATCAAGACACCAAAAAATGGCTAAAGAAAACATTGGATGGAACATTTAAAATAGAACCCGGGAATGGATTCGCAAAAGAAGATGTAACAGCCAGCAAAGCTGAAACCATTACGGTAACAAATCCGAAAGATACGCTTGTCCTGGTAAATAAACATCACGCATTACCCACTGGCTTTGAACCAGATGATCTTGTTATTCCAGATGTCCGTTTTCCATTCACCGAAGATATACCAAAGAAATACATGCGAAAAGAAGCAGCTGATGCACTTGAGAAAATGTTTGCTGCTGGTGATAAAGCTGGAATAGACCTATTTGCGCAATCAGGCTACCGCTCATATGACAGACAGCAGAACTTGTTTGATGCCTACGCTGCGAAAGATGGCATGGAAGCTGCAAATAAATATAGTGCACGACCTGGTGAAAGTGAGCATCAATCCGGACTGACAATGGACATTACAAGCCCAGACATAGACTATCAGTTGACGATTGAGTTTAGCGACACTGATGAAGGAAAATGGATCAAAGAAAACGCGCATAACTACGGGTTTATCATTCGATACCCAGAAGACAAAGAAGCAATCACTGAATATCAATATGAACCATGGCATTTACGCTACGTAGGAAAAGACGCTGCAACAGTTATTTATGAAAAACAGATCACGCTTGAGGAATACTTAGGCGCGGTTTAGAAAAAAGAAAAATAAAAAGGTTCCTGCATCCATTTGGGTGCAGGAACCTTTTTATTTTATCAGGTGGAAACCGGAGTAATTTAAGCGTAATTCTATGATCGATTTTGAATGATGTTGGTTGTTTTTGGTTGTTATATGCAAACGTTTCCCTTATAATAAAGTTAATAAAGGAAAAAAGGATGCTGCATAAATGCTCACGACAGAACGATATGAAATGATTTTACAATTACTAAAAGAAAAACAGACTATAACACTTCAAGATATTATTGATGCTACATCTGCTTCCGAATCAACCATAAGACGGGACCTGACAGAACTTGAAAGCCAACAAAAATTAGAGCGTATCCATGGTGGAGCAACACTAACAGAACGTAAATTGCAGGAATACAGCATTTCTGAAAAATCATCCAAAAACATTCAAGATAAAATTACAATTGCAACTTATGCAGCCGGACTTGTAGAAGAAGATGATTGTATTTTCCTTGATGCTGGGACTACAACATTACAAATTATCCCTTTTCTACAAAACAAAGATGCTGTTGTCGTTACCAACGGACCAACTCATCTAGATTCACTCATCGAACACGGGATTACCACCTATTTAACTGGTGGATTTGTCAAATCAAAAACAAGTGCACTAATCGGACAACAGGCAGTACAGTCCCTACAGAATTATCGTTTTGACAAATGCTTCCTTGGTGTTAATGGCTTTCATGCGGAATATGGATACACAACGCCCGACCCCGAAGAAGCTCAAGTGAAACAAATTGCCAGTTCTCTAGCTAAGGAAGTTTATGTTTTAGCAGACTATACGAAGCTAAATAAAGTAAGTTTTGCCAAAATAATCGACTTAAATGCAGCGGAACTGCTTACAAATAATATCGAACAACAGGATCTATTCGCACTATCTCAAACGACAAAGGTGGTAACAACATGATTTATACATGCACAATAACCCCATCAATTGATTACACCGTTTATTTACCGGAGTTTCATACTGGTGAGTTAAACCGAAGCAAAGACGTGTACTATTATCCGGGCGGTAAAGGAATTAATGTTTCCCGAGTGCTGAAAAGGCTCGGTAAAAACAGTACCGCTCTGGGATTCTCCGGTGGTTTTACTGGTGGATATATTACAGACTTTTTAGAACAAGAAGGAATTCAAACCAATTTCGTAACCACCTCAGAAATCACACGTATTAATGTCAAAATTAAGGCAGATAAAGAGTCAGAATTAAATGGGCCGGGGCCTGTAATTACACCGGAACAGCAAGAAGCACTACTAGCTAAAGTTAAGTCATTGCGTGAAGGGGATTGGTTTATTTTAGCTGGCAGTTTACCTGACTCCATTGCCCAGTCTTTTTATCAGGAAATAGCGGATATATGTAAACATAATAACGTGCATTTCGTCCTTGATACATCGGGTTCAGCACTGAAAAATTTAATCAATACAAAACCATTTTTAATCAAACCCAATCAACAGGAACTTGGTGAATTATTCGATACAGAAGTCACAAGTATTGCTAAAGCAGTCCAGCTTGCAAAACAACTTGTGGAAAACGGCATACAGCATGTGATTGTCTCGATGGGTGGCGATGGGGCTATTCTAGCAGCAAAGGACCATGTTTTCGTTGCAAAGGCCCCAAAAGGTACTATCGTCAATACGGTAGGTGCCGGAGACTCATTGGTTTCAGGTTTTATTGCTTCCTATTTAAATGATGATGATCCCATCAAGGCATTTCGTTATGGTGTAGCAAGCGGCAGTGCAACAGCATTTCGGACGGATTTATGCCAAAAGGAAGATGTAACAAAACTTTTGGATAGCGTTGAAGTTATTCCATTCCAAGATTAGGATGTGATACAAATGAAAATTACTGACTTATTAAAAGAAGATACAATTAAACTGGATTTAAAAGCTACTTCTAAATCCGCGGTATTGTCCGAATTGGCTGACCAGCTTAACAGCGCTGACAGGCTTAACGATAAAGACGCATTTCTTAAAAACATTTTTGAACGTGAAGAACAAAGCACTACCGGTGTTGGTGAAGGGATTGCCATTCCCCACGCTAAAACGGCAGCAGTAAAAACACCAGCCATTGCGTTTGGTCGCTCTTCTGACGGGATAGATTATGATTCATTAGATGGTCAACCCGCCCACCTATTCTTTATGATTGCGGCAAGTGAAGGAGCAAACAACGCCCATTTAGAAGCACTATCACGATTGTCAACTTTTTTAATGGATCCAAAATTTCAAGATAAAATGTACCAGGCTACGACGAAAGCGCAAATTTTAGAGGCGGTAAATGCCAAAGAAACAGAATTAGATGGCCCTGAAGAAACAGAGGAAATCACCAGTAACATTTTAGCCGTAACAGCTTGTCCAACTGGGATCGCCCATACGTACATGGCTGCAGAAAAGTTATCCGAAACTGCAAAAGAAATGGGAATTACCATTAAAGTTGAAACGAATGGATCAAGTGGTGTAAAAAATCGCTTAACAGATCAGGAGATTGCTGATGCTGATGCAATCATCGTCGCTGCCGACACGAAGGTAGAAATGGAGAGATTCAGCGGAAAACCAGTTATCGAAACAGGCGTTGGAAAAGCCATCCATGAAGCGAACGACTTATTAAATCGAGCTATAAATCAAGACGCACCAATATATCAAGGGGAAGGAACAAAGGTGAAGTCAACTGACAAAGAACAGAAAAGCGGCTTTTATAAACATTTAATGAACGGTGTTTCAAACATGCTGCCATTTGTCGTTGGTGGCGGGATTTTAATTGCCTTATCCTTTTTCTGGGGAATTAACTCTGCTGATCCGAACAGTTCGGAATACAATGCATTTGCTTATATGCTGAATACAATTGGCGGCGGAAAAGCCTTCTTCCTGATGGTTCCTGTACTTGCCGGCTTTATTGCTTCTAGTATTGCCGATCGTCCAGGTTTTGCACCAGGTATGGTTGGTGGGTTAATCGCCACCACTGTTACGGGAGCAGAAGGTGCTGCGGGTGGTTCTGGATTTCTCGGTGGGCTGATCGCAGGTTTCCTCGCCGGTTATGTCACATTGCTTGTCAAAAAGGCATTCGAGAAATTACCAGATTCATTGGAAGGATTAAAACCGGTCCTATTCTTCCCATTGTTCAGTA
Coding sequences within:
- a CDS encoding GNAT family N-acetyltransferase is translated as MIREVKEHDAEALLQLIKQVDSESAYMLHDPNERTTTVESLRKMITTFAKEHNSIILVAEEDGQLAGYFLAVGGKVNRTRHSAYLVIGILREHRGTGIGTAFFTKAEKWAWEHGLHRLELTAVIENEAAVGLYKKAGFVIEGVKKHSLCIEGTFKDEYYMAKLL
- the pepT gene encoding peptidase T; translation: MKDELIKRFTTYVKVDTQSNEDSETTPSTPGQWDLLNMLVDELKQIGMSDVTIDDNGYLMATLPANSEKDIPSIGFLAHVDTATDFTGKNVNPQIVENFDGNDIALNKVVTLSAKDFPELPSYKGHTLITTDGTTLLGADDKAGVTEIMTAMAYLINHPEIKHGKIRVAFTPDEEIGRGPHKFDVDRFNAAFAYTMDGGPLGELQYESFNAAAAKVTFKGNSVHPGTAKNKMINAGRMAAEFITKFPETETPEQTEKYEGFYHLISVNGDVENTNVSYIIRDFDKDNFAKRKETMEANVQAMKDKYGEDTVELAMKDQYYNMGEKIKPVKEIVDIAYQAMENLDIKPIVQPIRGGTDGSQLSYKGLPTPNIFAAGENFHGKFEYVSVDNMEKATNVIVEICRLFEERG
- a CDS encoding PTS fructose transporter subunit IIABC, with product MKITDLLKEDTIKLDLKATSKSAVLSELADQLNSADRLNDKDAFLKNIFEREEQSTTGVGEGIAIPHAKTAAVKTPAIAFGRSSDGIDYDSLDGQPAHLFFMIAASEGANNAHLEALSRLSTFLMDPKFQDKMYQATTKAQILEAVNAKETELDGPEETEEITSNILAVTACPTGIAHTYMAAEKLSETAKEMGITIKVETNGSSGVKNRLTDQEIADADAIIVAADTKVEMERFSGKPVIETGVGKAIHEANDLLNRAINQDAPIYQGEGTKVKSTDKEQKSGFYKHLMNGVSNMLPFVVGGGILIALSFFWGINSADPNSSEYNAFAYMLNTIGGGKAFFLMVPVLAGFIASSIADRPGFAPGMVGGLIATTVTGAEGAAGGSGFLGGLIAGFLAGYVTLLVKKAFEKLPDSLEGLKPVLFFPLFSIAITGLIMMMINPPLTKIYTGLTAFLEGMGGTNQVLLGIILGAMMALDMGGPVNKAAYTFGIAMLDAHNYTFIATVMAAGMVPPLGMALATTLFKKRFTKQEREAGKTSYALGACFITEGVIPFAAADPARVIPSAMVGAAVTGGLSMLFDIGLRAPHGGIFVIGLVDGGLGKALLYLLAIIIGSIVTALLVGLLKKNIEKTA
- a CDS encoding D-alanyl-D-alanine carboxypeptidase family protein, with the protein product MVKKSLPVIIMVIMGIFILTACTNEQQSDQSEKKDNDGTRNSELVLPDPQLKEGSKDEDVKQLNSILAKIGYTITDKNTFNSDTKLAIKDFQSQQVKLAATGIYDQDTKKWLKKTLDGTFKIEPGNGFAKEDVTASKAETITVTNPKDTLVLVNKHHALPTGFEPDDLVIPDVRFPFTEDIPKKYMRKEAADALEKMFAAGDKAGIDLFAQSGYRSYDRQQNLFDAYAAKDGMEAANKYSARPGESEHQSGLTMDITSPDIDYQLTIEFSDTDEGKWIKENAHNYGFIIRYPEDKEAITEYQYEPWHLRYVGKDAATVIYEKQITLEEYLGAV
- a CDS encoding sulfurtransferase — protein: MSVLVSSDWLEKRLKNHPESTIVVDVRFSLTDPEAGRTAYEKTHIPGAVYLDLNKNLSGPVKEHGGNHPLPDMNDFAEKLGEIGIDNETTVVIYDQDNDMFAARLWWLLNYAGHDQTHILDGGLTGWIRDGHVTTNKIPVQSVKQFKPAVRADEAIHIESVKEKLENGSAVLLDSRAKDRYLGKTEPLYTMAGHIPGAKNYFWKDVLAENGLWKNDKELASHFAALSKDDEIIVSCGSGVSACPNVLALKMAGYENVKLYPGSFSDWISYEENEVEKDAE
- the pfkB gene encoding 1-phosphofructokinase: MIYTCTITPSIDYTVYLPEFHTGELNRSKDVYYYPGGKGINVSRVLKRLGKNSTALGFSGGFTGGYITDFLEQEGIQTNFVTTSEITRINVKIKADKESELNGPGPVITPEQQEALLAKVKSLREGDWFILAGSLPDSIAQSFYQEIADICKHNNVHFVLDTSGSALKNLINTKPFLIKPNQQELGELFDTEVTSIAKAVQLAKQLVENGIQHVIVSMGGDGAILAAKDHVFVAKAPKGTIVNTVGAGDSLVSGFIASYLNDDDPIKAFRYGVASGSATAFRTDLCQKEDVTKLLDSVEVIPFQD
- a CDS encoding DNA-3-methyladenine glycosylase I, with the protein product MTRRCEWATSDQIYIDYHDDEWGRPTHDDRELFEMLCLEGAQAGLSWITILKRRENYRAAFDNFDPKLVSAYDESKINELLQNEGIIRNKRKIHSVITNAQAFLQVQEAFGTFDSYIWQFIGGEPVLNDWATHAEVPAATKESEQMSKDLKKRGFKFVGPTICYAFMQATGMVNDHTMDCFLYHGKNK
- a CDS encoding DeoR/GlpR family DNA-binding transcription regulator, with the protein product MLTTERYEMILQLLKEKQTITLQDIIDATSASESTIRRDLTELESQQKLERIHGGATLTERKLQEYSISEKSSKNIQDKITIATYAAGLVEEDDCIFLDAGTTTLQIIPFLQNKDAVVVTNGPTHLDSLIEHGITTYLTGGFVKSKTSALIGQQAVQSLQNYRFDKCFLGVNGFHAEYGYTTPDPEEAQVKQIASSLAKEVYVLADYTKLNKVSFAKIIDLNAAELLTNNIEQQDLFALSQTTKVVTT